A genomic window from Halomonas sp. LR3S48 includes:
- a CDS encoding D-hexose-6-phosphate mutarotase, with the protein MIPQSLRALLDETDGQRECEWAGRRVWLARESWGELAVSLQGAQVLHFLPASEATPVPAPTPAHAEGSLPNAPGAARTNGSEDERASAPEAMGEGEEALVPGGWLWVTPTPQALPGAIRGGIPLCWPWFADERGADESPDRSGPMHGPARKAQWQLEAVDEHEGGVELHLSPSERLHSQLTPRTVIQANAQRLHVELITEHVGETPIKLSGALHSYLAVTDSFACRVEGLAGARYLDKLAGFAEREQQGELAVRGGLDRIYHSNAEVVLDDGHRRLRVARQGSDSAVVWHPGEALPDDTSPTAARCFLCVESANTRLDPVWLVPGAQHLLGTTLSQENAA; encoded by the coding sequence ATGATTCCGCAGAGCCTGCGAGCCCTGCTCGACGAGACCGACGGCCAGCGTGAGTGCGAATGGGCCGGCCGCCGCGTGTGGCTGGCACGCGAATCCTGGGGGGAGCTTGCCGTATCGCTGCAGGGCGCCCAGGTGCTTCACTTTCTACCGGCGTCCGAAGCCACGCCAGTACCTGCGCCCACCCCCGCGCATGCCGAGGGCTCGCTCCCTAACGCGCCCGGCGCCGCGCGTACTAACGGGTCCGAAGACGAGCGTGCCAGTGCGCCCGAAGCCATGGGCGAGGGGGAAGAGGCGCTAGTGCCCGGCGGCTGGCTATGGGTCACGCCGACGCCCCAGGCGCTGCCCGGCGCCATTCGCGGCGGCATTCCATTGTGCTGGCCATGGTTCGCCGACGAACGCGGCGCCGACGAGAGCCCCGATCGTTCCGGCCCCATGCATGGCCCGGCGCGCAAGGCGCAGTGGCAATTGGAAGCGGTCGACGAACACGAGGGTGGCGTCGAACTGCACCTCTCGCCCAGCGAACGCCTGCACAGCCAGTTGACCCCCCGCACCGTGATCCAGGCCAATGCCCAGCGGCTGCACGTGGAGCTGATCACCGAGCACGTAGGTGAAACGCCAATCAAGCTAAGCGGTGCCCTGCACAGCTATCTGGCCGTGACCGACAGCTTCGCCTGCCGTGTCGAAGGACTGGCCGGCGCGCGCTACCTGGATAAGCTGGCCGGCTTCGCCGAGCGTGAGCAGCAGGGCGAGCTGGCCGTGCGCGGGGGGCTCGACCGGATCTACCACAGCAATGCCGAGGTGGTCCTCGATGACGGCCACCGACGCCTGCGCGTCGCCCGCCAGGGCAGCGACTCGGCGGTGGTGTGGCACCCGGGCGAGGCACTGCCCGACGACACTTCACCCACCGCCGCGCGTTGTTTCCTATGTGTAGAGTCGGCCAACACCCGCCTCGACCCGGTGTGGCTGGTGCCCGGCGCCCAGCACCTGCTGGGGACCACCCTGTCACAGGAGAATGCCGCATGA
- a CDS encoding carbohydrate kinase family protein, with product MIPVIAFGEALVDMLSSRLGEQAGSAPETFTPYAGGAPANVAVACARLGVPSRFLGMLGADHFGDFLATELAAHGVDLSGVVRTDEARTALAFVSRDADGERTFDFYRPPAADLLYRLEHLPAGVFAEPAIVHFCSNSLTEPEIADTTLAMAEMAGRAGCLVSVDANLRHNLWAGSNADIALVTQLIDRAGLVKLSTDELDYLRADHPADAWLAERLAAGVKLLVITDGPGEVRAVGVGKELRHTPPTVEAVDTTAGGDAFIGGLLAELAEHGIEESWHQDDAFLQRALSTAANCGAHAVTRPGAYAALPSHDDLARLRG from the coding sequence ATGATTCCCGTGATCGCCTTCGGCGAAGCCCTGGTCGACATGCTCTCCAGCCGGCTCGGCGAGCAGGCCGGCAGCGCCCCGGAAACCTTCACCCCCTACGCCGGCGGTGCACCGGCCAACGTGGCGGTGGCCTGCGCGCGCCTGGGCGTGCCCAGCCGCTTCCTCGGCATGCTAGGCGCGGATCACTTCGGCGACTTTCTCGCCACGGAGCTGGCCGCCCACGGTGTCGACCTCTCCGGCGTGGTGCGCACCGACGAGGCGCGTACGGCGCTGGCCTTCGTCTCGCGCGATGCCGACGGCGAGCGTACCTTCGATTTTTACCGCCCGCCCGCCGCCGACCTGCTCTATCGCCTCGAGCACCTGCCAGCCGGGGTATTTGCCGAGCCCGCCATCGTTCACTTCTGCAGCAACAGCCTCACCGAACCCGAGATCGCCGACACCACCCTGGCCATGGCCGAGATGGCCGGCCGCGCCGGTTGCCTGGTCAGTGTCGATGCCAACCTGCGCCACAATCTCTGGGCCGGTAGCAACGCCGACATCGCCCTGGTCACCCAATTGATCGACCGCGCCGGCTTGGTCAAGCTGTCGACAGACGAGCTCGACTATCTGCGCGCCGACCACCCGGCCGATGCCTGGCTGGCCGAGCGTCTCGCCGCCGGCGTCAAGCTACTGGTGATCACGGATGGCCCCGGCGAGGTACGCGCCGTGGGAGTGGGCAAGGAGCTGCGTCATACGCCGCCTACGGTCGAAGCAGTGGATACCACCGCCGGTGGCGATGCCTTCATCGGAGGGCTGCTCGCCGAACTGGCCGAACACGGCATCGAGGAGAGCTGGCACCAGGATGACGCCTTCCTGCAGCGCGCCCTGAGTACCGCCGCCAACTGCGGCGCTCATGCCGTGACCCGGCCTGGCGCCTATGCTGCCCTGCCAAGCCACGATGACCTGGCCCGGCTGCGAGGCTAG
- the cra gene encoding catabolite repressor/activator: MTLAEIARLAGVSRTTASYVINGKAAERRISQDTVDKVMAVVREHRYRVDAQAAGLRRGSSRTLGLIVPDLENVSYARLAKRLERGARERGYQLLIVGSDDQPDTERDLALSLRAQRCEVLITASCLPMNDPFYGELLQGGLPVVAVDRGFDPGRFASIVSNDCEAAEQLTRSLLDDSVKRIAWLDAVPALSISRERRGGFQQALAGHGAEALVYGAERYDRADGAQLMRELLDRHGLPDAVVTASYTLLDGVFDVLLEEGGLPQTLRMATFGDSRLLDFLPLPVNSAVQDHDRMASMALACALAASQGDYRVGQQVVPRTLRRRLPARLTS, encoded by the coding sequence ATGACACTCGCTGAAATCGCCCGACTGGCCGGGGTCTCGCGTACCACCGCCAGCTACGTCATCAACGGCAAGGCCGCCGAACGACGCATCAGCCAGGACACCGTCGACAAGGTGATGGCAGTGGTACGCGAGCATCGTTACCGGGTCGATGCCCAGGCCGCGGGGCTGCGGCGCGGCTCGAGCCGCACGCTGGGGCTGATCGTGCCCGACCTGGAGAACGTCAGCTACGCGCGCCTGGCCAAGCGGTTGGAGCGTGGCGCTCGCGAGCGGGGGTACCAACTGCTGATCGTCGGTTCCGACGACCAGCCGGATACCGAGCGCGACCTGGCGCTGTCGCTGCGTGCCCAGCGCTGCGAGGTGCTGATTACCGCCAGCTGCCTGCCTATGAACGACCCTTTCTATGGCGAACTGCTGCAGGGCGGCCTGCCGGTGGTGGCGGTCGACCGCGGCTTCGACCCGGGGCGTTTTGCCAGCATAGTGAGCAACGACTGCGAGGCCGCCGAACAACTGACCCGCTCGCTGCTCGACGATTCGGTAAAGCGCATCGCCTGGCTGGATGCTGTGCCGGCGCTCTCCATCAGCCGTGAGCGGCGGGGTGGTTTCCAGCAGGCGTTGGCGGGACACGGCGCCGAAGCGCTGGTCTATGGCGCCGAGCGCTACGATCGGGCGGATGGCGCCCAGTTGATGCGGGAACTGCTCGACCGCCACGGCTTGCCAGATGCCGTGGTCACGGCCTCGTATACCCTGCTCGACGGGGTCTTCGACGTGCTGCTGGAAGAGGGCGGTTTGCCTCAGACGCTGCGCATGGCGACCTTCGGCGACAGCCGGCTGCTCGACTTCCTGCCGCTGCCGGTCAACTCGGCGGTACAGGATCACGATCGCATGGCGTCGATGGCACTGGCCTGTGCCCTGGCGGCCTCGCAGGGCGATTACCGCGTGGGGCAGCAGGTCGTGCCACGAACCCTGAGGCGCCGGCTGCCGGCCAGGCTCACATCGTGA
- the ptsP gene encoding phosphoenolpyruvate--protein phosphotransferase, protein MLTLRPEDIRLDCQAADWRDALEQAAESLHQAGLTAPAYRDGLFQRETQSSTYLGNAIAIPHGTPESREYVRQTGVRVLQFPAGVEWHDAQRVHVLVSIAAQSDEHLDILRQLTHVLDDDSVGERLAAARSASAVATLLSKAVVEARLDADTLCLGFPARDMRELALAGAARLRQLDCVGSNFIADVAGRELTQLGQGLWLTASEQGVEAPALALATPDAQLESEGEEVKGVFCLAAQGDTHRGLLERILTLLDSGAAAELSNADAAMVLARLAGESAAAHTRLARVLNAHGLHARPAKHLVQVVRQQGIPIQVRLAEGGGAAVSATSLTKVINLGARRGQQLSFSAEGDSAQAALDAVCRAVTDGLGEQVLPFDESRERIVPQADATPAEPLPDDAPHLGVAASPGLAIAPVFVLQTPRFDYPERAADPGEQQRRLQDAMAEGVAQLEALEREARGGEVAQILSMHEEMLRDPELFEAAREGIHEGRSAEAAWWEAIETAAHAQEMLADRLLAERAADLRDVGRRVLGILCQVSLPEPPETPYILVTDDIGPSDVARLDTRRVRGLLTARGGATAHSAILARALGIPAVVGAGERVLTLANGCELILDGERGRVIPAPSTERRAAAEQRLAEHLRREAEAWESRFEEAHTRDGHRVEVAANLGNTAHAADAVERGAEGIGLLRTEFLFMAHAQEPDLDTQIAEYREALDALGGRPLVARTLDVGGDKPLPYWPVPKEDNPFLGLRGIRLTLTRPEVLETQLRALLMAAAPDAEGTPRPLRIMLPMVKDVGEFRMARTIFERLLVEIPEAERAKDVQLGVMIEVPSAALLAPTLAAEVDFFSVGTNDLTQYTLAIDRDHPALSAQADGLHPAVLRLIEMTVAAAHAHGKWVGVCGELASDALAVPVLVGLGVDELSVSARQVPLVKARLREFDLAEARAQAELALGQATSEAVRDALEVR, encoded by the coding sequence ATGCTCACGCTACGCCCCGAGGACATCCGCCTCGACTGCCAGGCAGCCGACTGGCGCGACGCACTGGAGCAAGCCGCCGAGTCGCTGCACCAGGCGGGGCTGACCGCTCCCGCCTACCGCGACGGCCTGTTCCAACGCGAGACCCAGTCCTCCACCTATCTGGGCAATGCCATCGCCATCCCCCACGGCACGCCCGAGAGCCGCGAATACGTGCGCCAGACCGGCGTACGCGTGCTGCAGTTCCCGGCCGGGGTCGAGTGGCATGACGCCCAGCGCGTCCACGTGCTGGTCAGCATCGCCGCCCAGAGCGATGAGCACCTCGACATCCTGCGCCAGCTCACCCACGTACTGGATGATGACAGCGTCGGTGAACGCCTGGCCGCCGCACGTTCGGCGTCGGCAGTGGCCACCCTGCTGTCGAAGGCGGTGGTGGAGGCTCGCCTGGATGCCGATACCCTGTGCCTCGGCTTTCCCGCTCGCGATATGCGCGAGCTGGCCCTGGCCGGTGCCGCCCGGCTGCGCCAGCTCGACTGCGTAGGCAGCAACTTCATTGCCGATGTCGCCGGGCGCGAGCTGACCCAGCTTGGCCAAGGGCTGTGGCTGACCGCGAGTGAGCAGGGCGTTGAGGCACCCGCGCTGGCCCTGGCGACACCCGATGCGCAGCTGGAAAGCGAAGGCGAAGAGGTAAAAGGCGTCTTCTGCCTGGCCGCCCAGGGAGATACCCACCGCGGCCTGCTGGAGCGAATCCTGACACTGCTCGACAGCGGCGCCGCCGCCGAGCTGTCCAATGCCGATGCTGCCATGGTGCTGGCGCGGCTGGCCGGCGAGTCCGCCGCGGCCCATACCCGGCTAGCCCGGGTACTCAATGCCCACGGCCTGCACGCCCGTCCGGCCAAGCATCTGGTACAGGTAGTCCGTCAGCAAGGCATCCCCATTCAGGTGCGCCTGGCCGAAGGCGGCGGTGCCGCGGTATCCGCCACCAGCTTGACCAAGGTGATCAACCTCGGCGCCCGGCGCGGCCAGCAATTGTCCTTCTCCGCCGAGGGCGACAGCGCCCAGGCGGCGCTCGACGCCGTGTGCCGCGCCGTGACCGATGGCCTCGGCGAACAGGTCCTGCCGTTCGACGAGAGCCGCGAGCGTATCGTGCCGCAGGCCGACGCCACGCCCGCCGAACCGCTGCCCGACGATGCGCCCCACCTTGGGGTAGCTGCGTCGCCGGGGCTCGCCATCGCCCCGGTTTTCGTGCTTCAGACCCCACGCTTCGACTATCCCGAGCGCGCCGCCGATCCGGGCGAGCAGCAGCGGCGTCTGCAAGACGCCATGGCCGAGGGTGTGGCCCAGCTCGAGGCGCTGGAACGCGAAGCCCGCGGCGGCGAAGTGGCCCAGATCCTCTCCATGCACGAGGAGATGCTGCGAGACCCCGAGCTGTTCGAGGCGGCCCGCGAGGGCATCCACGAGGGTCGTTCCGCCGAGGCCGCCTGGTGGGAGGCCATCGAGACCGCCGCCCATGCCCAGGAGATGCTCGCCGACCGCCTGCTCGCCGAGCGTGCCGCCGATCTGCGCGATGTCGGCCGCCGCGTGCTCGGCATCCTGTGCCAGGTGAGCCTGCCCGAGCCGCCGGAGACGCCCTACATCCTGGTGACCGACGACATCGGCCCCTCCGACGTGGCGCGCCTGGACACCCGCCGGGTACGCGGCCTGCTCACCGCCCGTGGCGGCGCCACGGCCCACAGCGCGATACTCGCCCGGGCGCTGGGCATCCCCGCCGTGGTGGGCGCCGGCGAGCGGGTGCTGACCCTTGCCAACGGCTGTGAGCTGATCCTCGACGGCGAGCGCGGCCGAGTGATCCCGGCACCTTCCACTGAACGTCGCGCCGCTGCCGAGCAGCGCCTGGCCGAGCACCTGCGCCGCGAAGCCGAGGCCTGGGAGTCACGCTTCGAGGAGGCGCACACCCGTGACGGGCACCGCGTGGAAGTGGCCGCCAACCTGGGCAATACCGCCCACGCCGCCGACGCCGTGGAACGCGGCGCCGAGGGTATCGGCCTGCTGCGCACCGAATTCCTGTTCATGGCCCACGCCCAGGAGCCGGACCTCGACACCCAGATCGCCGAGTATCGTGAGGCCCTCGACGCCCTGGGTGGCCGCCCGCTGGTGGCCCGCACCCTCGACGTGGGCGGCGACAAGCCGCTGCCCTACTGGCCGGTACCGAAGGAAGACAATCCCTTCCTCGGACTGCGCGGCATTCGCCTGACGCTGACCCGCCCCGAGGTACTCGAGACCCAACTGCGTGCGCTGCTGATGGCCGCGGCCCCCGACGCGGAGGGAACGCCAAGGCCGCTGCGCATCATGCTGCCGATGGTCAAGGACGTGGGTGAATTCCGCATGGCACGGACCATCTTCGAGCGACTGCTGGTAGAGATCCCCGAAGCCGAGCGCGCCAAGGACGTGCAGCTCGGCGTGATGATCGAAGTGCCCTCGGCGGCGCTACTGGCCCCGACACTGGCCGCCGAGGTCGATTTCTTCTCGGTGGGCACCAACGACCTGACCCAGTACACCCTGGCCATCGACCGCGACCATCCCGCCCTCTCGGCCCAGGCCGACGGGCTGCATCCGGCAGTGCTGCGCCTGATCGAGATGACCGTGGCCGCGGCCCATGCCCACGGCAAGTGGGTCGGGGTTTGCGGCGAGCTGGCAAGCGATGCCCTGGCCGTGCCGGTGCTGGTCGGCCTCGGCGTCGACGAGCTATCGGTCAGCGCTCGGCAGGTGCCGCTGGTCAAGGCACGGCTGCGTGAGTTCGACCTGGCCGAGGCTCGTGCCCAGGCCGAGCTGGCCCTTGGTCAGGCGACCAGCGAAGCGGTCCGCGATGCCCTGGAGGTGCGCTGA
- the pfkB gene encoding 1-phosphofructokinase, with amino-acid sequence MARVLTLTLNPALDLSVSLERLVPGKVNRTRETHLTAAGKGVNVARVLADLGHDVTVSGFLGADNDGPFLRAFEAMAVEDAFLRVPGETRINAKLAEADGRVTDINGPGTAIDATAWQRLLDGLDTRIGDSRRRPDAVVIAGSLPPGVTPGNLAELTARLREAGLPVWVDTSGDALAQAIDARPTAVKPNEQELAAWAGNALDTFESRLAAALRLYAAGIEEAVVSAGPAGVLWVSHRGAWQAVPPRLSVTSTVGAGDTLLAALLHGVLSGHPPEQALRLATALSAESVRHVGVGNARADDFAHIQQQTRVRRLNDVDAGGALA; translated from the coding sequence ATGGCCCGCGTGCTCACCCTCACTCTCAACCCGGCGCTGGATCTCTCCGTGAGCCTGGAGCGGCTGGTGCCGGGCAAGGTCAACCGTACCCGCGAGACCCACCTGACGGCGGCCGGCAAAGGGGTCAACGTGGCCCGGGTGTTGGCCGACCTCGGACACGACGTGACGGTGTCGGGATTTCTCGGCGCCGACAACGACGGCCCCTTCCTGCGCGCCTTCGAGGCCATGGCAGTGGAGGATGCCTTCCTGCGCGTACCCGGCGAGACCCGTATCAATGCCAAGCTCGCCGAGGCCGATGGCCGCGTCACCGACATCAATGGCCCCGGCACGGCAATCGATGCCACGGCCTGGCAGCGGCTGCTCGACGGACTCGACACGCGTATCGGCGATTCCCGGCGACGCCCCGATGCCGTAGTGATCGCCGGCAGCCTACCGCCGGGCGTAACGCCAGGCAATCTTGCCGAGCTGACCGCCCGGTTGCGAGAAGCCGGGCTGCCGGTCTGGGTAGATACCAGCGGTGACGCCCTCGCCCAGGCCATCGATGCCCGCCCCACCGCGGTCAAGCCCAACGAGCAGGAACTCGCGGCCTGGGCCGGCAACGCCCTGGACACCTTCGAGTCACGGCTGGCCGCGGCGCTGCGGCTCTATGCTGCCGGCATCGAGGAGGCCGTGGTTTCCGCCGGCCCCGCCGGTGTGCTGTGGGTCAGCCATCGCGGCGCCTGGCAAGCCGTGCCGCCACGACTTTCAGTGACCAGCACCGTGGGTGCCGGCGATACACTGCTCGCCGCCCTGCTGCATGGCGTGCTGTCGGGCCACCCGCCGGAACAGGCGCTGCGTCTGGCCACCGCGCTTTCCGCCGAATCGGTTCGCCACGTCGGGGTGGGCAACGCCCGAGCCGACGATTTCGCTCACATCCAACAACAGACCCGCGTGCGTCGCCTCAACGACGTGGACGCAGGGGGAGCCCTTGCATGA
- a CDS encoding PTS fructose-like transporter subunit IIB yields MNVIIVTACPSGMATTFLAARRLEQSARRLGWQPSVEMHSQLEAVEPVSAQAIAEAELIVVAADHVPAAERFRGKHLFQAAIGEALPDPEAFLARAQRESGEYTPPAMSAAPIAKQASVSGSRIVAVTACPTGVAHTFMAAEALSEAGKSLGHAIRVETQGSVGAQDKLTDEEIAAADVVILACDIEVDPTRFAGKRIYRTSTGNALKKPRPTIEAALAEAEIEDTAGASRRSEANKSLKEKGVYKHLLTGVSFMLPMVVAGGLLIALSFVFGIEAFEQEGTLAAALMQIGGGTAFALMIPVLAGYIAYSIADRPGIAPGMIGGMLAADIGAGFIGGILAGFLAGYVALAVTRHVKLPKSVESLKPILIIPLIASLVTGLTMIYVIGEPVAAILAGLTEFLAAMSSANAVLLGILLGAMMCFDLGGPVNKAAYTFGVGLLSTQTYAPMAAIMAAGMVPAIGMGIASFVARQKFSEPEREAGKASFVLGLCFISEGAIPFAAKDPLRVIPACMLGGATTGALSMLVGAQLMAPHGGIFVLLIPNAINPVLLYLGAIVVGSLVTGLGYAAIKRGAAPVAVAANA; encoded by the coding sequence ATGAACGTGATCATCGTCACCGCCTGCCCCAGCGGCATGGCCACCACCTTTCTCGCCGCTCGCCGCCTCGAGCAGTCCGCCCGACGCCTCGGCTGGCAACCCAGCGTCGAGATGCACAGTCAGCTCGAGGCCGTCGAACCCGTCTCGGCCCAGGCCATTGCCGAAGCCGAGCTGATCGTGGTTGCCGCCGACCACGTCCCTGCTGCCGAGCGCTTCCGCGGCAAGCACCTGTTCCAGGCCGCCATCGGCGAGGCACTGCCCGACCCCGAGGCCTTCCTCGCCCGCGCCCAGCGTGAATCCGGCGAATATACACCACCCGCTATGAGCGCGGCGCCGATTGCCAAGCAGGCATCCGTCAGCGGCAGTCGCATCGTCGCCGTGACCGCCTGCCCCACCGGCGTTGCCCACACCTTCATGGCCGCCGAGGCGCTGAGCGAGGCCGGCAAGAGCCTGGGCCATGCGATTCGCGTCGAGACCCAGGGCTCGGTGGGGGCCCAGGACAAGCTGACCGACGAGGAGATCGCCGCGGCCGACGTGGTGATACTGGCCTGCGACATCGAGGTCGACCCGACCCGCTTCGCCGGCAAGCGCATCTACCGCACCTCTACCGGCAACGCGCTCAAGAAGCCGCGCCCCACCATCGAGGCGGCGCTGGCCGAGGCCGAGATCGAGGACACCGCCGGCGCCTCGCGCCGGAGTGAGGCGAACAAGAGCCTGAAGGAAAAGGGTGTCTACAAGCACCTGCTCACCGGCGTCTCCTTCATGCTGCCCATGGTGGTGGCCGGCGGCCTACTCATCGCGCTCTCCTTCGTCTTCGGCATCGAGGCCTTCGAACAGGAGGGTACGCTGGCCGCGGCGCTGATGCAGATCGGCGGCGGCACCGCTTTCGCCCTGATGATCCCGGTACTGGCCGGCTACATCGCCTACTCCATCGCCGACCGACCCGGCATTGCCCCGGGCATGATCGGCGGTATGCTGGCAGCGGACATCGGCGCCGGCTTCATCGGTGGCATTCTCGCCGGCTTCCTCGCCGGCTACGTGGCGCTGGCAGTGACCCGGCACGTCAAGTTGCCGAAGAGTGTCGAGTCGCTCAAGCCGATCCTGATCATTCCGCTGATCGCAAGCCTCGTCACCGGGCTGACCATGATCTATGTCATCGGCGAGCCGGTGGCGGCCATCCTCGCCGGCCTGACCGAATTCCTTGCCGCCATGAGCTCGGCCAATGCCGTGCTGCTGGGCATCCTGCTCGGCGCCATGATGTGCTTCGACCTGGGTGGGCCGGTCAACAAGGCGGCCTATACCTTCGGTGTCGGACTGCTCTCAACCCAGACCTACGCGCCGATGGCGGCGATCATGGCCGCCGGCATGGTGCCGGCCATCGGCATGGGTATCGCCAGTTTCGTCGCGCGCCAGAAGTTCTCCGAACCGGAACGCGAAGCGGGCAAGGCGTCGTTCGTGCTGGGACTGTGCTTCATCAGTGAGGGTGCCATCCCCTTCGCCGCCAAGGACCCGCTGCGCGTCATCCCGGCCTGCATGCTGGGCGGCGCAACCACCGGCGCCCTCTCCATGCTGGTCGGCGCCCAGCTGATGGCCCCCCACGGCGGTATCTTCGTGCTGCTGATACCCAACGCCATCAACCCTGTACTGCTCTACCTGGGCGCCATCGTCGTCGGCTCGCTGGTCACCGGCCTGGGCTACGCCGCGATCAAGCGCGGTGCGGCACCGGTGGCCGTGGCCGCCAACGCCTGA
- a CDS encoding bifunctional 4-hydroxy-2-oxoglutarate aldolase/2-dehydro-3-deoxy-phosphogluconate aldolase, whose translation MTIDKQLPSTRTTELDSICLKAEVIPVLAIERVEDAVPLGRALVEGGLTVLEVTLRTDCALEAIRRLKEALPQASIGVGTVLTPSQYRQSEQVGADFVVTPGTTEALYRYGVTSPVPMLPGVATVSELMTGWQYGYRRFKFFPAEASGGVKALKAFAGPIPEARFCPTGGITLDNAEDYLALKNVMCVGGSWLTPKSLVDAEDWTGIRQLAKEAAERFHH comes from the coding sequence ATGACCATCGACAAACAGCTGCCGTCCACGCGTACCACTGAACTCGACAGCATCTGCCTCAAGGCCGAGGTTATCCCGGTGTTGGCCATCGAGCGGGTGGAAGACGCCGTGCCGCTGGGCCGCGCCCTGGTCGAGGGCGGGCTCACGGTGCTGGAAGTGACCCTGCGCACCGATTGCGCCCTCGAGGCGATACGTCGCCTGAAGGAAGCGCTGCCCCAGGCCAGCATCGGCGTGGGCACCGTACTGACCCCATCCCAGTATCGCCAGAGCGAACAGGTGGGGGCCGATTTCGTGGTGACCCCCGGCACCACCGAGGCGCTCTATCGCTACGGCGTGACCAGTCCCGTGCCGATGCTGCCCGGCGTGGCTACCGTGTCCGAGCTGATGACTGGCTGGCAATACGGCTATCGTCGCTTCAAGTTCTTCCCCGCCGAAGCCAGCGGCGGCGTCAAGGCGTTGAAGGCCTTCGCCGGCCCGATTCCCGAGGCGCGCTTCTGCCCCACCGGCGGCATCACTCTCGACAATGCCGAGGACTACCTGGCGCTGAAGAACGTGATGTGCGTGGGCGGCTCCTGGTTGACGCCGAAGTCCCTGGTCGACGCCGAGGACTGGACCGGCATTCGCCAGCTCGCCAAGGAGGCCGCTGAGCGTTTCCATCACTGA
- the pgl gene encoding 6-phosphogluconolactonase has translation MTQANARPREQLAEQLAEATSEALRQDLAQQERALLVLSGGSTPVPYFQALSRQELPWERVDVTLADERWVSESDEASNARLVRHHLLQGKAAAASFVSLTTADETPEQGVEAVTRRIEALTWPASLVVLGMGGDGHTASLFPDSRELELGLTTDAPVLAARTPSQPQARITLSADRLHQARRHVLHITGDDKRSVLARAMSGDDSRELPIRAFLSCPLAVYWAP, from the coding sequence ATGACGCAAGCGAATGCCAGGCCGCGCGAGCAGCTCGCCGAGCAGCTCGCCGAAGCCACCAGCGAAGCGCTGCGCCAGGACTTGGCGCAGCAGGAGCGGGCCCTGCTGGTGCTTTCCGGCGGCTCGACGCCGGTGCCTTACTTTCAGGCCCTGTCTCGGCAGGAACTGCCCTGGGAACGGGTCGACGTGACCCTGGCCGACGAGCGCTGGGTGAGCGAGTCGGACGAGGCGAGCAATGCGCGGCTGGTGCGCCACCACCTGCTGCAGGGCAAGGCGGCGGCGGCCAGCTTCGTCTCCCTGACCACCGCCGACGAAACCCCGGAGCAGGGTGTCGAGGCCGTCACCCGGCGCATCGAGGCACTGACCTGGCCCGCCAGTCTGGTGGTGCTGGGCATGGGCGGAGACGGCCACACCGCCTCACTGTTTCCCGATAGCCGCGAGCTGGAGCTGGGGCTGACCACCGACGCCCCGGTGCTGGCTGCGCGCACGCCCAGCCAGCCCCAGGCGCGCATCACCCTGAGCGCCGACCGGCTGCACCAGGCGCGACGTCACGTGCTGCACATTACCGGCGACGACAAGCGCAGCGTGCTGGCCCGGGCCATGTCCGGCGACGACTCGCGCGAGCTGCCGATCCGCGCCTTTCTTTCCTGCCCGCTGGCCGTTTACTGGGCCCCCTGA